Proteins from one Nicotiana tabacum cultivar K326 chromosome 23, ASM71507v2, whole genome shotgun sequence genomic window:
- the LOC107771743 gene encoding TGACG-sequence-specific DNA-binding protein TGA-1A isoform X2 — translation MNSSTYTQFAASRRMGICDPIHQLGMWDDFNSSFPSTSATMILEVDKCLEDQIPIMEKRLDNETEDTSHGTVGTSNRYEPETSKPVEKVLRRLAQNREAARKSRLRKKAYVQQLENSKLKLIQLAQELERARKQGMCVGGGVDASQLSYSGTASSGTAVFDMEYGHWVEEQTRQTNDLRIALHSQIGEAELRIIVDGYLNHYFDLFRMKATAAKADVLYIMSGMWKTSAERFFMWIGGFRPSELLKVLTPHLELLTEQQLREVCNLTQSCQQAEDALSQGMVKLHQILAEAVAAGRLGEGNYTLPQMGPAIEKLEDLVRRIIYDKKPSNRCPASLIRAKQLRAYLP, via the exons ATGAATTCTTCAACGTACACCCAATTTGCTGCCTCAAGAAGGATGGGTATATGCGATCCGATCCATCAACTTGGCATGTGGGATGATTTCAATAGTAGTTTCCCAAGTACATCGGCAACCATGATTTTAGAAGTTGATAAATGCCTAGAGGACCAGATACCAATTATGGAGAAAAGACTAGACAACGAG ACAGAAGACACTTCGCATGGAACAGTAGGGACTTCTAACAGATATGAACCGGAAACAAGTAAACCCGTCGAGAAG GTACTTAGACGTCTTGCACAAAACCGCGAGGCTGCTCGTAAAAGCCGTTTGCGGAAGAAG GCCTATGTTCAGCAGTTAGAAAATAGTAAATTGAAGCTGATTCAACTGGCACAAGAACTAGAACGCGCCAGAAAACAG GGCATGTGTGTAGGTGGTGGTGTAGATGCTAGCCAGCTAAGTTACTCTGGAACCGCTAGCTCAG GAACTGCTGTATTTGATATGGAGTATGGTCACTGGGTAGAAGAGCAAACTAGACAAACAAATGACTTAAGGATTGCTTTGCATTCTCAAATTGGTGAAGCGGAATTGCGCATTATTGTTGATGGTTACCTGAACCACTACTTTGATCTCTTCCGCATGAAAGCTACGGCTGCTAAAGCTGATGTCCTATACATCATGTCTGGTATGTGGAAGACATCTGCCGAGCGCTTTTTCATGTGGATTGGAGGGTTTCGGCCATCCGAGCTTCTAAAG GTTCTCACACCGCATCTTGAGCTCTTGACAGAACAACAACTTCGAGAGGTTTGTAACCTGACCCAATCATGTCAGCAAGCAGAAGACGCCTTGTCACAAGGAATGGTAAAACTCCACCAGATTCTTGCCGAGGCTGTTGCAGCTGGCCGACTAGGAGAAGGAAATTACACTCTTCCGCAGATGGGGCCTGCCATCGaaaagttggaagatcttgttaG GCGGATCATCTACGACAAGAAACCCTCCAACAGATGTCCCGCATCCTTAATACGTGCCAAGCAGCTCAGGGCTTACTTGCCTTAG
- the LOC107771743 gene encoding TGACG-sequence-specific DNA-binding protein TGA-1A isoform X1, whose translation MNSSTYTQFAASRRMGICDPIHQLGMWDDFNSSFPSTSATMILEVDKCLEDQIPIMEKRLDNETEDTSHGTVGTSNRYEPETSKPVEKVLRRLAQNREAARKSRLRKKAYVQQLENSKLKLIQLAQELERARKQGMCVGGGVDASQLSYSGTASSGTAVFDMEYGHWVEEQTRQTNDLRIALHSQIGEAELRIIVDGYLNHYFDLFRMKATAAKADVLYIMSGMWKTSAERFFMWIGGFRPSELLKVLTPHLELLTEQQLREVCNLTQSCQQAEDALSQGMVKLHQILAEAVAAGRLGEGNYTLPQMGPAIEKLEDLVRFVNQADHLRQETLQQMSRILNTCQAAQGLLALGEYFERLRVLSSQWATRLREPT comes from the exons ATGAATTCTTCAACGTACACCCAATTTGCTGCCTCAAGAAGGATGGGTATATGCGATCCGATCCATCAACTTGGCATGTGGGATGATTTCAATAGTAGTTTCCCAAGTACATCGGCAACCATGATTTTAGAAGTTGATAAATGCCTAGAGGACCAGATACCAATTATGGAGAAAAGACTAGACAACGAG ACAGAAGACACTTCGCATGGAACAGTAGGGACTTCTAACAGATATGAACCGGAAACAAGTAAACCCGTCGAGAAG GTACTTAGACGTCTTGCACAAAACCGCGAGGCTGCTCGTAAAAGCCGTTTGCGGAAGAAG GCCTATGTTCAGCAGTTAGAAAATAGTAAATTGAAGCTGATTCAACTGGCACAAGAACTAGAACGCGCCAGAAAACAG GGCATGTGTGTAGGTGGTGGTGTAGATGCTAGCCAGCTAAGTTACTCTGGAACCGCTAGCTCAG GAACTGCTGTATTTGATATGGAGTATGGTCACTGGGTAGAAGAGCAAACTAGACAAACAAATGACTTAAGGATTGCTTTGCATTCTCAAATTGGTGAAGCGGAATTGCGCATTATTGTTGATGGTTACCTGAACCACTACTTTGATCTCTTCCGCATGAAAGCTACGGCTGCTAAAGCTGATGTCCTATACATCATGTCTGGTATGTGGAAGACATCTGCCGAGCGCTTTTTCATGTGGATTGGAGGGTTTCGGCCATCCGAGCTTCTAAAG GTTCTCACACCGCATCTTGAGCTCTTGACAGAACAACAACTTCGAGAGGTTTGTAACCTGACCCAATCATGTCAGCAAGCAGAAGACGCCTTGTCACAAGGAATGGTAAAACTCCACCAGATTCTTGCCGAGGCTGTTGCAGCTGGCCGACTAGGAGAAGGAAATTACACTCTTCCGCAGATGGGGCCTGCCATCGaaaagttggaagatcttgttaGGTTCGTAAATCAG GCGGATCATCTACGACAAGAAACCCTCCAACAGATGTCCCGCATCCTTAATACGTGCCAAGCAGCTCAGGGCTTACTTGCCTTAGGGGAGTACTTTGAACGACTTCGTGTTTTAAGCTCACAATGGGCTACTCGTCTACGTGAGCCTACCTAA